In the Terriglobales bacterium genome, GACCGGCAAGGACGTGATCATCGCCCTCTGCGGCCTCTACAACCAGGAAGAGGTGCTGAATGCGGTGGTCGAGTTCGCCGGCCCAGGCGTGGCCTCGCTCTCCATGGACGCGCGCCTCACCATCGCCAACATGAGCACCGAGTGGGGCACGCTGGCGGGCTGGTTCCCGGTGGACGCCACCACCATCGCTTACATGCGCAACGTGCAGGCGAAACTGAAGGCGCGAGGGATCGAGCGCTTCTCCGAAGCCGACATCGCCCGCTGGGAGAAAGACCCACCGGCCCCCGACGCCAACGCGCAATACGCCGCTCGCATCGTGCTCAACCTCGCCGAGGTCACGCCCCACGTCTCCGGCCCCGATACGGTGCAGGTGATGGCCTCGCTGGCCGAGATCGGGCCCAAGAAGGTCGCCATCCAGAAGGCGTACCTGGTTTCGTGCGTGAATTCGCGCGTGGAGGACCTGGAAGCCGCCGCGGCTGTGCTCCAAGGCAGGAGGGTCGCCCCGTCGGTGAAGTTCTATCTTGCCCCCGCCAGCAAGGAAGTGCAGGCCGAGGCGGAGCGGCGTGGCATCTGGAAGACGATCGTGGACGCCGGGGCGGTCACGCTGCCCGCGGGCTGCGGGCCGTGCATCGGCCTAGGGACCGGGCTGCTGGAGCCGGGCGAGGTCGGCATTTCGGCCACCAATCGAAACTTCAAGGGGCGTATGGGCTCCAAAGACGCGCAGTGTTATCTCGCCAGCCCCGCGGTGGTCGCGGCCTCGGCGGTCGCGGGATACATCACGGCTCCTGAGAGCACTGGTAGAGGCGGCCGTCAGGCCGTCTCCACGGGGATGAAGCGGGATTACACCGAATTTCAGACCAAGGCGGCAGCCGAGACCGTCGAGATCCTCCCCGGCTTCCCCAGCCAAGTCCGCGGGCGCCTGGTCTTCATGCCCAAGGACAACCTGAACACCGACGGTATCTATCCCGGCAGCTACACCTACCGCGACGACATGACGCCGGAGATGATGGCCAAGGTCATCTTCGAGAACTACGACGCGGAGTACGCAAAGAGAGAGAGCGCCGGCGAGGTCGTGGTCGGCGGCTTCAATTTCGGCACGGGGTCCAGCCGGGAGCAGGCGGTCACCGCGCTGAAGGCGGCCGGCATCCCATTGGTGATCGCCGGCAGCTTTTCGCAGACGTATCTGCGCAACGCCTTCAACAACGGCTTCCTCTGCATCGAGGTGCCGGAGTTCGTGAACCGATTGAAGAAGGCATTCGCGGGGGAAAAAGCTAAGACGTTCATTCCTGGGGACGATCTGCTGGTAGACTTCCGCTCCGGCGTGATCGTCTATCGCGGCGACAGGTTCCAGTTCCCGCCGCTGGGGACGGTGCCGCAGTCGCT is a window encoding:
- a CDS encoding aconitase family protein; the encoded protein is TGKDVIIALCGLYNQEEVLNAVVEFAGPGVASLSMDARLTIANMSTEWGTLAGWFPVDATTIAYMRNVQAKLKARGIERFSEADIARWEKDPPAPDANAQYAARIVLNLAEVTPHVSGPDTVQVMASLAEIGPKKVAIQKAYLVSCVNSRVEDLEAAAAVLQGRRVAPSVKFYLAPASKEVQAEAERRGIWKTIVDAGAVTLPAGCGPCIGLGTGLLEPGEVGISATNRNFKGRMGSKDAQCYLASPAVVAASAVAGYITAPESTGRGGRQAVSTGMKRDYTEFQTKAAAETVEILPGFPSQVRGRLVFMPKDNLNTDGIYPGSYTYRDDMTPEMMAKVIFENYDAEYAKRESAGEVVVGGFNFGTGSSREQAVTALKAAGIPLVIAGSFSQTYLRNAFNNGFLCIEVPEFVNRLKKAFAGEKAKTFIPGDDLLVDFRSGVIVYRGDRFQFPPLGTVPQSLVVAGGVENLVAQKLGLREKQAVIR